GTGTATGTATTGCACACCACATTGTTGCAATTACAGGAATTAATGCAAATTTATGTAAATGTCAGAGAACATACACAGCATCCTGATTGGACCAGTTTAACTTGGTATGTTCCAACCCAGCTTGTCTAATTAGTCATTGCTTATGTTCCAATTCCACTGTGAACACTGCATGTAAAACATTTGCCTCAACTTGCCAATATTTTACACTATGGGATAGCTTTAAATTAGTAGTCCGCAGTTATCACTCATGGTAAAATTAAGGAGGTATGTTTTGGAATATGGAAATTAGTCAGTATTTGCACTATAATAGGACTTGCATTAGCCCAATGTATTACTTCACAGTAAGCAATGTGACAGAATACTGCCATATAGAGGTCACATTTAAGTATTCCTACGCTCCCATTGCAcaactattctccaagcaaaggcAAGGATCCGGCTGGTGTTGGACATTTATTCAggcatttttatcaggcttcTTACctttcaggttttctttttgtgtctGCCAGTTTGGAGAATATTGCACAACAGCATGTATCATATTGGGCCTTTATGTTGAGAGGAACAATTCTAAATGCACAACAGCTGCTGCAAGAACAACATGTCATTGAGTAATATAGAAGCTCTGGGAGTaactttatttatttcttatatGCCTTGGAAACAAACCACTCACCAGTACTCATAGCTCTCAATATGGTATTATTCTGGAAGTGCAAGATAACCTGTCTGATCTTTTTAtctaataaatatttcaaaacaccTCTAATATTTTGGTACTTTGTTTAAAGATAAGAGaatttacaatacaaaattaCTTACTCTGAATCACAAGCATACGATAGCGATATTATACCTTGATGAAGAAAACCTAGCATCCTACAAAatgatgatcatcatcatcatcctctaGTTGTGCCATAATATCACTATCTTTGCTTACTGACACAATGGGCCACTGGTACAGGTAGCTCAAATTTCAGGACAACTTCAGTAACACAACTTCTGCAGAAGCTTATTGCTCCACACATGACAAGACTATCAAGTGGTCAAAGCCCAAATTTCAAACTCTATCTACTTTTCTTTTGGAGACTTTTCACCTTGTGACTCTAAAGAAATTCAGCAACCATTGGCACAGTCTGTGTATTGTTACATCAATTGGCTGTAGATTTACCTACATGTTGCAGAAAAGTGTCTTGGAAGCTTTATAACACTACTATTATGTCTCCTTTCATGATGAACTTCACGTAAATGCACAATTGTAAAAGGCCTCTTTTtttcaatgatttgtaattttttacattttatcatCCATTGTTGTCTTGTAATTCTTTCTAAGGAGACATGCAATAATTGTCACTAGGGAAACCTTTGGAGACAGATACATGGCAGGGTCCAATTTTCAACCTTGCAGAGTCTGTTATGACTGAGTAAGTTTCAGTGCAGACTGGAAGGCAGGCTGACCGTTACAGGCCACCATCCACCTTTTAACATTAGCAGGAACCCCTGCAGCCTGGCCTGTCTGGTGCAGGGCTGACCACATCACAATATCGGCCAAGGTTAACCCACTcccaaccaaccaatcatgcTTCCCCAGCCGAGAGTTCAACGACCTCAGGGACGCTGCCCTCTCCTTGTTGTTACCCAGCAGCACCTGGGTGCTGGCCATGTCGACCCAGGTGTCGATCTCGGTGGCAGTGACAGGATCTAGGGAGTCGTAGCTTGGCTGGAGGATCCGACCCAGATATCTCGCGACGTTGGACTCTCCGTGGATAGGAGTCTGGTATGCAGCACTCATCATCATTTGTGGAGAAGGTTTGACTGAAAAAAAGATGACGGCAATGTTTAGACTTCTGCCCTTTTCCCATTGACATGCTTGGGAGGGTCTTGAACACAAGACCACCATTTACATCCCTTCTGAAAtatgggtgcagccccaaccatgATACCCTTCACCAAAAATCTgttagtcaagcaactggatatgatttcagGTTTCCaacatatccagttacttgagtaactgctttttggcatatcttattgcctggatgtctaacctacatcaactGCATGATACCCTTCCTGCGATTTGAAGCATGATACCCTGTCCTTAGATTTTGAAGGGGGGCTCCCAACTACTAGTAATTGGAACCAAGCGCTCAGCTGTGATGCTGCTGCGATATTGTTGTGTTACTTGTTGTGTTAATATCACCTCAACAATTTCACATATAGAAGTACAAACTAAGAAGCCCCCTTGCCAAAACATTCACAGATGAAGCAATAATGATACAGAGACCCTTCCCTTACCATCCTTCCAAATCAGAGTGATGGCCAGTTGGAAGTCTGTTCTATTCCTCAAGTCGCTCCTTATGCCGTTGCCCAGGCACTTACACAGGCCCTCAGGTACGTTCTCCACAGATGAGTGGACATGTACGGAACCAAAGCACCTGAACTGTTGCTTCAGCAGCTCATACATGATGAACAGGGAGAGGGGTGGGGAGCTGGGGCTGGCATTGATGACAATGTCTCGTACTGGACCTTCAAGCTGGAATGTTCAAAAGGTGCTGTTAACTCTACAGCACTGATGACATGATCTTACTGTTTTCTcgataattacatgtagtttcaaaCACCACACATTTAGCACATTGCATTATGTTGTGTAAAAATGGAATATCTTGTTTCATTACGTTTTTAACTTGGTTTAATTACCACATTAGCAGATGTACCTACATGCTGCAATCAAACATGGTATAGCTGTATCTGTGTGGTCAACTTACTTAACATTACGCACACAGTGCAAAATCCTACAAAGTACAACAAATAGGGAGGTAAAGACATATCTGTAGTTCTCTTTATTCTATCTCCTTACTTGTGCTTGTCCGCATGTAGCCCCTGCGGCAGTTGCTGACGCCTGCTGTTTTACAGATGCTGGCAGGTGCTGCATCATCGCAGCTACTTCTGTCTGCAGGGCGTCCAGGTCTCTCAGGATGTTCTCCTGCCTCTGTTCCAGGGCCTCAAGTGCTCCACTGCCACTAGAGCTCTGCAGTAGATACGAACATGAGGATGTTATTAAGTTATGTTGGCCCCTAGGCAGACATAGCCCAAATTAGTAAACATAAATGTTCCTCTCGGGAACAGACTTGTTACAGGAAGGTATACACCTGTAAGTGACTAGCAACTCTTAAACAATACTGAAAAAGGTGTTAATTGCAGTGTAAACTGTAATTAGATGCTCACCAATCCAACTCAACCAGTACAATGTACCAAAAATACTATTAAAATTTAAATACACTTTGCCACATAGCAATTCCAGCAATCATTTAGAAGAATGACAGGCACACATCAAAACATATGCATTATTCTCTTTTCAATTGAGAGCTCCCAATCATGACATGACTTGTACAAACACAAATTGGTTCTTCCTGGCATATATACCCGTACATAGTTACATGCCTACATGCAtgtgtttttcttattttttgacAAATGACTCTCAAAGAATTTAATGCAAGCTGCATGTATCAACACAGGGAACAGATTTCTGTCTTGCATGCAAGATGATCCAAAATACTGCATGAGTCCATGAGCCCAGTGTTAAGCAATCTAATACTAGTATCGGACAAAGACTGCAAGTACTACTCTGTACTACAAGAACTGACAGGCCACCTGTATATAGTAACAATTTAGCTTATTTATCAGCAAAACATGCAGCATGACAAATAAGCTGGTAGTGCTAGGTATCTATTTCTTATAGTTATTGTTTCCAATACAGATACAATAGCAAAAGCCAAAGTGACTTGCAAGAAAAACTTTATCATGAATTGTACCATTAAGGGAACTGTCATAGTCTTTGTCCATGTCAATTCCGCAACGTACATAATTTTCTTATTTGTGGCACTACTGACTGCCTTGTGCTTTCTGTTGGGTTTGGGCTGTGGTACATACAGGGAATATCAAACAGAACATAGTCATTGTGACAGAATGCAGTGATCATCATGAACTTCATGGGTTTTCAGCAAGCATCAAATTCCAAAACAGGCATTAACAGCAGCTTAGAGCCAACAAGCATTCTGTCAAGCTACTAGCACACAATACTAGTACTAAACCATTAGGCTTGCCCTACGGTATTGTGTGCGAGTGAGAAAATTGCTCataatacaacaacaacagttggCTACTGACAGGAGAAGAACatatcagcaaaaacaatactgtaaatgcatttaagttgcagggatttaatttcgcggtaacgggaaaagggctgtttgcggtggtttacgttcacagtagcaccatgcactgtagtctcttatactgccatggaaaaatgtttgcggtggttttaagttcactgtgaatggttgttgttgttgttgtcctcgtttaacgtctatcatttcgctagacgtggcctcttggtaCTGAGTAATACATGGTTCGTTTTTGAGTCAAgtgtctctcttggtatttaacggtgcacacaccagttcttccgcgacaggggtccgagctagtgcgcgagaaaaaagtgacgaaaggcttccgagggtcca
This genomic stretch from Branchiostoma floridae strain S238N-H82 chromosome 13, Bfl_VNyyK, whole genome shotgun sequence harbors:
- the LOC118429682 gene encoding aminoacyl tRNA synthase complex-interacting multifunctional protein 2-like, which gives rise to MSGILMYKAEPYYKLDDLNNIELPKCMYKMKNLHKEQSDGPKSAQRGSSSGSGALEALEQRQENILRDLDALQTEVAAMMQHLPASVKQQASATAAGATCGQAQLEGPVRDIVINASPSSPPLSLFIMYELLKQQFRCFGSVHVHSSVENVPEGLCKCLGNGIRSDLRNRTDFQLAITLIWKDVKPSPQMMMSAAYQTPIHGESNVARYLGRILQPSYDSLDPVTATEIDTWVDMASTQVLLGNNKERAASLRSLNSRLGKHDWLVGSGLTLADIVMWSALHQTGQAAGVPANVKRWMVACNGQPAFQSALKLTQS